The following proteins are encoded in a genomic region of Anabas testudineus chromosome 13, fAnaTes1.2, whole genome shotgun sequence:
- the si:dkey-103g5.4 gene encoding uncharacterized protein si:dkey-103g5.4 has translation MDDYSSKGSRVISHRKTHRNQQARMTQDSIQPVCADTLEEFWDYEHQVDLEAFSSNTFYSLLLKQSLSVTTQLGNLTAEVKELHQGVLGKVQLLDPRLITEERVGEGYDRIKREVEREVVRRKTLASQLRTLLDRQLQVLRQEQQAQQRAHSVFTIHLRECTRLLSKIYNNNQTSSELHQQNWIQRLTSLVDEMGELVSGECQRQGAWGLLGEGTGAKLLCPDTGTVLTKDHIFGPDGSLRVCKALHWDSVTGLIKANAHSLMLLNSGHTSAVPPDFFLHPHTGRVMPIAGNVAYDPASSALVFTTDSCTDDHRKWDSPLLPFIPYPTSCQSDLPLASTRLKGLRPGQRLQLGVPMADPKSGVPVPILAVTIHPQTGLLYPLGGVHTCPITRLPQPIQIGYPMLDPRTGNVVLTVGIGLDPVTGAVLPLGGVLLAESFMEPLSGRMVRIGGASMRAAQLVPNAGGFQALLDSKVLAAMFRVLELLKPLTEGWGSDPALQHPLHHQPGSERGSGRQDHLLAASKELQQAWGRSLHCQLQLQTRLEILLDWAVGLQQDGGMLGSDMCVSALLGMEYPDPMGSGLGVPVLGCQTDPVSGITLPLAGTMQDPDGKGLVAIRYGSQAVDPVTGVLAPVVGARLDVSRKTVVPVTASYWLTVEDHTDSVQVEALQREVCVRNTYWQQQRQREEDILSDLDSALFQCFFRVAEANVSQVQWSGRHLKEAAMELQDSAQSESQRRAVQCSHLALILPPHVLHILTQGDEEEWEQQCVWHSELVSGLDKVDVSVEQLQQDQEKWRTQGGDWATTLHTMDRELRLRELWEQTTSRQAELEAALNELHFVRHLSQLRADTAQAILCGNFWYKKYGLVQCSRHITTAKVMGFLQQKALPLLERLKQLLEDKLPPSFSPNICNQHISGLSAKQAYGLDIPSRVWTASVPVVKGISTQSLREPVNLAHSQDTGVQDNSVPTHHLQRHIASSGIHSQESQTVKESPSTHVSIPTVPEEDWAKLLELSPMFQLLKTVELQLKSWACGAGLLRQGAADRSKSFIDIVDAQWECEGELIPLDPSVLNPREFLVYQHGLFLMQTLHNLKLTPAISLQIAASLPENNYFNNAFRNSFFYQEAEETLFVRRQRLQSVGGFSLLLLHSLSHIKIKDMSSDISPAFQRLFFKTLQACLGELFQARLGIPPSGQEANLCTWSQDQDTHSGDLKGTRSDPHAASLLSRINKPSRGFLSEDEVGEIHKKHTDTSLYSHLEGLLKEKCSATCEDQIGRAIGAMTGFTEQKQIKRRSFNQ, from the exons ATGGACGACTACTCGTCAAAAGGTTCGAGGGTGATCTCACACAGGAAGACTCACCGAAACCAGCAAGCCAGAATGACACAAGACTCCATTCAACCAG TCTGTGCAGACACCTTGGAGGAGTTCTGGGATTATGAGCATCAGGTGGATCTGGAGGCCTTCAGCAGCAACACCTTCTACAGCCTCCTGCTCAAACAGAGCCTGTCTGTCACCACGCAGCTGGGAAATCTCACAGCTGAG GTGAAAGAGCTACACCAGGGAGTGCTTGGGAAGGTACAGCTACTTGATCCACGCTTGATCACAGAGGAGAGAGTTGGAGAGGGTTATGACAGGATAAAGAGGGAAGTGGAGAGAGAGGTAGTGCGACGAAAGACTCTGGCCTCACAGCTGAGGACTCTGCTCGACAGGCAGCTTCAG GTGCTGAGGCAAGAGCAGCAGGCCCAACAAAGGGCCCACAGTGTGTTCACAATCCATCTCAGAGAGTGCACCAGACTACTGTCCAAGatttacaacaacaaccaaacatCCAGTGAACTACATCAGCAAAA TTGGATACAGAGACTGACGTCCCTGGTGGATGAGATGGGAGAGCTTGTATCAGGAGAATGCCAGCGTCAGGGGGCCTGGGGGTTACTGGGTGAGGGTACAGGGGCTAAGCTGCTGTGCCCAGATACTGGAACTGTGCTGACAAAGGACCACATCTTTG GTCCTGATGGGTCCCTGCGTGTCTGTAAGGCACTCCATTGGGATTCAGTCACAGGTCTCATAAAAGCCAACGCTCATAGCCTTATGCTGCTTAACAGTGGCCACACCTCGGCAGTGCCGCCTGATTTCTTCCTCCACCCACACACTGGTCGAGTTATGCCCATCGCTGGCAACGTGGCCTACGATCCCGCAAGCTCTGCTTTAGTGTTCACGACTGACTCGTGTACAG ATGACCACAGGAAGTGGGACAGTCCTTTGCTTCCTTTCATTCCTTACCCAACCTCCTGCCAGTCAGACCTGCCTCTGGCCAGCACTCGACTCAAAGGCCTGAGACCAGGACAGAGACTGCAGCTGGGAGTCCCTATGGCAGATCCAAAGTCTGGGGTTCCCGTGCCTATTCTAGCTGTGACCATTCATCCCCAGACTGGACTGCTTTATCCACTGGGAGGAGTCCATACCTGCCCCATCACCCGCCTGCCGCAGCCCATACAGATTGGTTATCCCATGCTGGATCCCAGGACAGGGAATGTTGTGCTCACTGTTGGTATTGGTTTAGATCCAGTAACCG GAGCCGTGCTGCCACTAGGTGGTGTCTTGCTGGCTGAGTCCTTCATGGAGCCTCTGAGTGGGCGCATGGTGAGAATAGGGGGGGCCAGCATGCGTGCTGCACAGCTGGTGCCTAATGCAGGAGGATTTCAAGCTTTGCTAGACAGCAAG GTTCTGGCCGCGATGTTCAGAGTATTGGAGCTCCTCAAACCACTAACTGAGGGATGGGGTTCAGATCCAGCTTTACAGCATCCGCTGCATCATCAGCCAGGCAGCGAGAGAGGGAGTGGCCGACAAGACCATCTTCTTGCTGCCTCCAAGGAGCTCCAGCAGGCCTGGGGAAGGAGCCTGCACTGCCAGCTGCAGCTACAGACCAGGTTGGAGATCCTGCTGGACTGGGCCGTGGGTCTCCAACAGGATGGGGGGATGCTGG GCTCAGATATGTGCGTGTCGGCACTGCTGGGGATGGAATACCCTGATCCTATGGGATCTGGGCTTGGTGTACCTGTACTGGGGTGCCAGACTGACCCCGTCTCTGGGATCACATTACCACTAGCGGGGACCATGCAGGACCCTGATGGGAAAG GTCTAGTGGCGATACGTTATGGCTCTCAGGCTGTTGACCCAGTGACAGGGGTGTTAGCTCCAGTGGTTGGAGCCAGGTTGGATGTGTCCAGAAAAACAGTTGTACCTGTCACAGCTTCCTATTGGCTTACTGTGGAGGATCACACCGATAGTGTGCAG GTAGAGGCACTGCAGAGAGAAGTGTGCGTGCGAAACACTTACTGGCAGCAACAGAGGCAGCGGGAGGAAGATATCCTCTCTGATCTGGACTCAGCTCTATTCCAGTGTTTCTTTAGAGTCGCAGAGGCAAACGTTTCTCAG GTCCAGTGGTCAGGGAGGCATCTGAAGGAGGCAGCAATGGAACTGCAGGATTCAGCACAGAGCGAGTCCCAGAGGAGAGCAGTCCAGTGCTCGCACTTGGCTCTGATCCTACCTCCACATGTGTTACACATCCTCACACAGG gtgatgaggaggagtgGGAACAGCAGTGTGTTTGGCACTCAGAACTCGTGTCAGGCCTTGATAAGGTGGATGTGAGTGTAGAGCAGCTGCAACAAGACCAAGAAAAATGGAGAACACAGGGAGGAGACTGGGCTACAACCCTTCACACTATG GACAGAGAGCTGAGACTGAGAGAGCTGTGGGAGCAGACTACTTCCAGACAGGCAGAGTTGGAGGCTGCTCTCAATGAGCTTCACTTTGTCAGACACCTTTCTCAGCTTCGTGCAGACACTGCTCAG gCAATACTGTGTGGGAACTTTTGGTACAAGAAATATGGTCTAGTCCAGTGCAGTCGCCACATAACAACAGCAAAGGTCATGGGTTTTCTCCAACAGAAAGCTTTACCACTGTTGGAGAGACTGAAACAGCTCCTGGAAGACAAATTGCCTCCCAGCTTCTCCCCCAATATCTGCAATCAGCACATCTCTG GTTTGTCAGCAAAGCAGGCTTATGGATTGGATATACCCTCTAGAGTCTGGACAGCCTCTGTGCCTGTGGTGAAAG GCATCTCCACCCAGTCCTTGAGAGAGCCTGTCAATTTAGCTCATTCCCAGGACACCGGTGTGCAGGACAACTCAGTGCCGACACACCACTTACAAAGACACATTGCATCCTCTGGAATTCACTCCCAAG AGAGCCAGACAGTGAAGGAATCGCCTTCTACACATGTCTCTATCCCCACGGTTCCAG AAGAGGACTGGGCCAAGCTGCTGGAGCTCTCACCCATGTTCCAGCTGTTAAAGACGGTGGAACTACAGCTGAAGAGCTGGGCCTGTGGGGCAGGACTTCTTAGACAGGGTGCTGCTG aCAGAAGCAAGAGTTTCATAGACATCGTTGATGCTCAGTGGGAATGTGAAGGAGAGCTGATTCCTTTGGATCCATCAGTCCTTAACCCCAGAGAGTTCCTGGTGTATCAGCATGGACTATTCCTGATGCAAACACTACATAATCTAAAGCTG ACTCCAGCCATTTCACTTCAGATAGCTGCTAGTCTCCCAGAGAACAACTACTTCAACAATGCCTTCAGAAATTCTTTCTTTTATCAG GAGGCTGAGGAGACCCTCTTTGTGCGTCGCCAGAGGCTCCAGTCAGTTGGAggcttctctctgctgctgctccacagcCTGTCCCATATCAAAATTAAAGACATGAGCTCTGACATCAGTCCTGCCTTCCAGAGGCTTTTCTTTAAG ACACTGCAGGCATGTCTGGGGGAGCTGTTTCAGGCCAGACTTGGCATCCCCCCCTCCGGACAGGAAGCCAATTTGTGTACTTGGTCTCAAGACCAAGACACGCATTCAGGAGACTTAAAGGGGACTCGGTCAGACCCTCATGCTGCCTCCCTCCTTTCCAGGATTAACAAGCCAAGTAGAGGATTCCTGTCTGAAGAT GAAGTGGGAGAAATTCACAAAAAGCACACTGACACGTCTCTGTACTCCCATCTTGAAGGACTTTTGAAAGAGAAGTGCTCCGCAACATGTGAGGACCAGATTGg AAGAGCGATTGGAGCCATGACTGGATTTACTGAACAAAAGCAGATAAAGAGGAGATCATTCAATCAATGA
- the LOC113171590 gene encoding uncharacterized protein LOC113171590, producing the protein MLRTYSCLRCLWWLSASVLLPPARGNNFSQYNQERLPCQPGFYCPVESVTPVPCPKGTYGLTADAVSIDSCLVCPPHHYCPRPGLSAFLPCGPEAEQPHSGQDTCICPREGQSFQASDGRCYCTIGYQLSSSGDACVHKLYDVCRDGKIRTQYGDCLDRHQWSLLCRQQVCPSAQDYQGYDGELGLCVCREPPGRAACGSLCKSKAATELNLQCQSNREIKLVWSNGSQVLGFSDGAQEKLFKQSVSQGTPLCKSHLHSSRPVYFVQTTEAGFLGLLSGVPKELQQLFPVTTQQDSQSSDEEDFDFLSKLKVENISDEEPNFSSVRGDQHYKQEGVRSRSGVLNPTTCLHLGDVMLFTVNAHHYPQYDLDNLYNTNSDFDWGAFRRLTEELTLSWTPPSFFSVFFDQPGVYVFTLSSNQHKHLYVRVMPAGAQCYERGPFFPTTPLHVTRLGIRRRRNLLLRPDWLVTGGLLFGAVVILCSCVTLLVSPHTQKHPADYTLTATYSTLH; encoded by the exons ATGCTGAGGACATACAGTTGTTTGAGGTGTCTGTGGTGGCTGTCTGCCTCTGTCCTGCTGCCTCCAGCTCGTGGAAACAACTTCAGTCAATATAATCAGGAGAGACTTCCCTGCCAACCAG GTTTCTACTGCCCTGTGGAGAGCGTCACTCCGGTCCCCTGTCCTAAGGGAACCTACGGGCTAACAGCTGATGCTGTGTCCATTGATAGCTGTCTTGTGTGTCCTCCTCACCATTACTGTCCTCGACCAGGCTTGTCTGCCTTCTTGCCCTGTGGCCCCGAGGCTGAGCAGCCTCACTCTGGCCAGGACACCTGCATCTGCCCAAGAGAGGGCCAGAGTTTCCAG gcCAGCGATGGGCGGTGCTACTGCACCATCGGCTATCAACTCAGCAGCAGCGGagatgcatgtgtgcacaaatTGTATGATGTCTGCAGGGATGGGAAGATACGCACACAGTATGGAGATTGTCTGGACAGACATCAGTGGTCACTTCTCTGCAGACAGCAG GTGTGTCCATCTGCTCAGGACTACCAGGGTTATGATGGAGAactgggtctgtgtgtgtgcagagagcCCCCTGGAAGAGCTGCATGTGGAAGTCTGTGCAAAAGCAAAGCAGCTACTGAGCTAAACCTCCAGTGCCAGTccaacagagaaataaaactggTGTGGAGTAATGGCAGCCAG GTGTTGGGCTTCTCGGACGGCGCGCAGGAAAAGCTTTTTAAACAGTCCGTTTCCCAGGGGACTCCTCTGTGCAAGAGCCATCTCCACTCTTCACGTCCTGTCTACTTTGTCCAGACAACAG AGGCAGGTTTCCTCGGCCTCCTCAGCGGCGTGCCTAAAGAATTGCAGCAACTGTTTCCTGTCACCACACAGCAGGACTCTCAGAGCTCAGATG AGGAAGATTTTGACTTTTTGTCGAAGCTAAAAGTTGAAAATATCAGTGACGAAGAACCAAATTTCAGCAGCGTGAGGGGAGATCAGCATTATAAGCAGGAAGGAGTGAGAAGTAGGAGCGGAGTTTTGAACCCAACAACATGCCTCCATCTGGGTGATGTCATGCTGTTCACTGTTAATGCACACCATTACCCTCAGTATGATCT TGACAACctgtacaacacaaacagtgatTTCGACTGGGGTGCATTCAGACGGCTGACAGAGGAGCTGACTCTGTCCTGGACACCTCCcagtttcttttcagttttctttgacCAACCTGGAGTTTATGTTTTCACCCTGAGCAGCAATCAGCACAAACATTtg TATGTGAGGGTGATGCCTGCAGGAGCCCAGTGTTATGAGCGGGGCCCCTTCTTCCCCACAACCCCGCTTCATGTGACCAGGTTGGGAATCAGAAGGAGACGCAACCTGTTACTGCGGCCAGATTGGCTGGTGACTGGAGGTCTGCTATTTGGAGCGGTGGTCATCCTCTGTTCATGTGTTACACTGCTGGTTAGtccacatacacaaaaacacccTGCAGACTATACACTAACTGCAACATATTCAACTTTACACTGA
- the zgc:162608 gene encoding apolipoprotein A1/A4/E family protein, translated as MHLKVLIFALSFMTTSAFPLHHNSREATGPNSNANQVHDKTELTKDANTIYKSHIDSSDLYSQEADYKKNPMGEEMQHKLSMESERLRSRLRQELAELQERLSPSLAHLNSTVANMRERLAPLAQQLHTSLSSNTKDLCGQLRLYLQGLQTAEAQAGASAALYQEAFQWMSQSLDHSSSKVADIIGDFHTGVMEHLKEASVGEEDAAKTDLLQEIRSRLGQEVSSLRVEAQNRVGSLKAELAALLETAHPLQAELTASIERLCQNTALQGQVFQARMERLFQGLEEEMGDQKTPSLSHSSTSVAIQPGDSLQGDFSVKLSALIQDIMHSVQ; from the exons atgcactTAAAAGTCTTAATCTTCGCCCTGTCATTTATGACAACCTCAG CATTTCCACTCCACCATAACAGCAGGGAGGCAACCGGGCCTAATTCAAATGCCAACCAGGTTCATGACAAGACAGAACTGACAAAGGATGCAAA tACGATCTACAAAAGCCACATAGACAGCAGTGACCTTTACAGCCAAGAAGCTGATTACAAAAAGAACCCCATGGGAGAGGAGATGCAGCACAAGCTCAGCATGGAGTCGGAGCGTCTCCGGAGCCGCCTGCGCCAGGAGCTGGCCGAGCTACAGGAGAGGCTGTCCCCATCTCTAGCCCATCTCAACTCCACCGTGGCCAATATGAGGGAACGCTTGGCTCCCCTCGCTCAACAGCTCCACACTTCTCTCAGCAGCAATACCAAAGACCTGTGCGGCCAGCTGAGGCTTTATCTGCAGGGCCTGCAGACAGCCGAGGCCCAGGCAGGGGCAAGTGCAGCTCTCTACCAAGAAGCCTTTCAGTGGATGAGCCAATCTCTGGATCACAGCAGCTCAAAGGTGGCCGACATCATCGGTGACTTCCATACTGGGGTGATGGAACATCTGAAAGAGGCCAGTGTTGGTGAGGAAGATGCAGCAAAGACAGATCTCCTGCAGGAAATAAGGTCCCGGTTGGGACAGGAAGTGAGTTCACTGAGGGTGGAGGCACAGAACAGGGTGGGATCTCTCAAAGCAGAGCTTGCAGCCCTTCTAGAAACTGCACACCCTCTTCAGGCTGAGTTGACAGCCAGTATAGAGCGGTTATGCCAAAATACAGCCCTGCAGGGCCAAGTGTTTCAGGCCCGCATGGAGAGATTGTTTCAGGGGCTAGAAGAGGAGATGGGGGACCAGAAAACCCCCAGTCTCTCTCATTCTTCTACCTCTGTGGCCATACAGCCAGGTGACTCTCTGCAGGGAGACTTCTCAGTTAAACTCTCTGCTCTGATCCAGGACATTATGCACTCAGTGCAGTGA